The Methanobrevibacter ruminantium DNA segment ATAAGTAAAGAAGCAACCCAGTTTAATCAATTGACAACCAAATTTATCACTTCATTTATTTGAAGTTGAAAGTCATTCTTCATTTTTTTATAGCACTTCATAAGCAAGCCCATCGATTTCAACGATTATCACTCCAGGATAATCCTTGACTTCAGCTTTCATTTTCTTTTTGGCATCATTCAAAACAGATCGGTAATATGAACTGTCATCATCAATTGTTATCAAGGAAGACAGTATGGTTGTAACTGCAGCCATCCCTAATGGAGCAAGAATTATTGCAGGGCCTTGGATTTCTATTCCAAACAATGGTGCAAATTCCTCAAGGAGAAAACCGTTTAGTATCAATGTTCCAAATCCGAAGGTCAAAACTAAAAACGGCATTGCTATTCTTGTTAGTATAGGCCAGAGGATTGCATTTAACAAACCTATGAATAGTACTAAAAGGAGTATGTCATCAAATGAACTGAGCTTGATTCCCAAACCTAAAAAACCTATTAGGTAAATTCCCAGGATGTTTCCAATGAATACTATTAGACTTCTCTTCTCTTAAAACTTC contains these protein-coding regions:
- a CDS encoding phage holin family protein, with amino-acid sequence MGIKLSSFDDILLLVLFIGLLNAILWPILTRIAMPFLVLTFGFGTLILNGFLLEEFAPLFGIEIQGPAIILAPLGMAAVTTILSSLITIDDDSSYYRSVLNDAKKKMKAEVKDYPGVIIVEIDGLAYEVL